The Elephas maximus indicus isolate mEleMax1 chromosome 19, mEleMax1 primary haplotype, whole genome shotgun sequence genome contains a region encoding:
- the RNF222 gene encoding RING finger protein 222, whose protein sequence is MSEGESKESSGSECPVCYEKFRDLEGASRTLSCGHAFCHDCLVKYLLSTQVDGQVQRTIVCPICRYVTFLSKKSSRWPSMLDKSSQTLAVPIGLPSVPLPDTLGHTNPLAISQHVWRPPPSQVRLPGSPSHSAQLPLDLLPGLPREPQIFIISRHGMPLGEQDTVLPRRSLAELSEASPAPSSTRSFCCRSRALLLITLIAVVAVVAAILPWVLLVRKQA, encoded by the coding sequence ATGTCGGAAGGGGAGAGCAAGGAGAGCTCGGGCAGCGAGTGCCCTGTGTGCTACGAGAAGTTCCGGGATCTGGAGGGTGCCAGCCGGACACTGAGCTGCGGCCACGCGTTCTGCCATGACTGCCTTGTCAAGTACCTGCTTTCCACTCAAGTGGACGGGCAGGTCCAGAGGACCATCGTCTGCCCCATCTGCCGCTACGTCACCTTCCTCAGCAAGAAGAGTTCTCGCTGGCCCTCCATGCTGGACAAGAGCTCCCAGACCCTGGCTGTGCCCATAGGCCTGCCCTCTGTGCCACTGCCGGACACTCTGGGCCACACAAACCCCCTGGCCATCTCCCAGCATGTCTGGAGACCACCTCCAAGCCAAGTGAGGCTGCCAGGCAGCCCAAGTCACAGTGCCCAGCTGCCCTTGGACCTGCTGCCCGGCCTGCCCCGGGAGCCTCAGATCTTCATCATCAGTCGCCACGGGAtgcccctgggggagcaggacaCTGTCCTGCCACGGCGCAGCCTAGCAGAGCTCTCGGAGGCCTCTCCTGCACCCAGCTCCACCAGGTCATTCTGCTGCCGGTCGCGGGCCTTGCTGCTCATCACCCTCATTGCTGTGGTGGCTGTGGTGGCCGCCATCTTGCCCTGGGTCCTGCTGGTGAGGAAGCAGGCATGA